In Equus caballus isolate H_3958 breed thoroughbred chromosome 7, TB-T2T, whole genome shotgun sequence, one DNA window encodes the following:
- the LOC102148185 gene encoding interferon-induced very large GTPase 1 isoform X2, whose protein sequence is MDTVRFTPDEPLLRGKRRQDLQEMLREVGLPVEYWLPKLQEHLGVTCAQALQHLEEKDLQKLKSQAQHPWEKRALEKLLDLSHSNSLSELQDSQVEMIQKKQKQAEQALQALQELRDLLSEGRQRQEEAVRKKEAELREAMDIPKEYWPPPEKSLKEVMENMQRQLNLMEGILSHRQNLPDRDLVRWASGGLALQGIYKTSYQQGLIEKREELLCVPKEFSLFGPEQGPRMETKEFTSSQAESMFTQTIEKLGFSVTASAKAGGWGFSLEAGMDHSKHTESKETRQSRSEHSYFCSTKFSYVPLASCHFPIDQLQFSKAALQELKCIEDLLGQPEGPEGLSLLRCRTEAFFSRFGSHANQGPLHLGGIYWWKAISEGFQSEQLAEVKQQSAEALDSYIRGSYSGFGVKVAAGVDVSDSHSKATSESTTFQSLQTKVQLSVAQIGGPPEANGLLQWKVGLVASNQTWCVIDRGFQLVPVWDIILSSHRSDFKEPLQVANCLKDSYAALTGLPAQIQDGEVLLNVGKEARLFLEEVKSWEVSDPEEQLKILINFMQMLSQKIKSYDTWINICLKDWGLQNFLVNLVNFYKKSSVPNTTFIKSQLRTLLDPHIYRVTNFPQAHSIMQWIFQSESEQEHINISQFSEFIKILKETQNDFREVKAKSESPETVEEAQRKATYEVSLHLGCFLNHLQEQEQPYTQLLLLSIAAGAGYHVENNTFQYLLRCDELDFLLDEMQTAHDKYQELKSICSYRAQAFLVLTGLTATVGVTAVSPEEKTQRLALIRHHMGQSLSKEVKHVLTKLGADHDWENLEEDLRLLIDGNYEATVSSLKMDEVRKQLQSLFHEKKQPQEIHKNKNNKSELIENGAFLELLQRLGLEHYYPKRMSKANFHLIYKTSVYNTQPSSERELPFYFLQKLVMLDYGLRYLVCKDDAITENQVYPTASNQEDEASDPYEDFFEDRDSSTNPTTNPRPHIHPMDIQMAILLCADGFARQYILTKLSVCQFALPLLIPNPCNSQIEFSLWSLSQIRRSWQQAKKSPKEEKTNYNNQQMCRVSTPIVSFIRVGDGFSASKSQIMNCLLSKRKHDAFFHRHCRESSKDCLLMEGVVEVCWFCPGGEDEDRFDNCLTFINLHGDAKKHKKQLTFLQEVSSLIVVLMSISDDNKENQKVVRDLWQSSKPLICLLDDKERTMANNSVQRVKIGLRNRNEAELTQELTTTIRRFLELSGAALSLEDCAQIARKQGFLIDEDQRDCKEAKEKAEVLMALLRETKISQMKEKLLPLQGELWHRWCKKDKEFYHLREKGNQSIEQHKSKIERKKQIIRHQQVNRAFPLNALMLSVLQILKNCSETDTKLYFLQWLSVFLHNLTIGHLEKLNEKKTSLYKQVQTEKQKAPKSNNLKRWQNEIEALSAEITNCTLGIEQLLREVGQIYEALEEASSARDSLFLSLPQIAAELMIAGVPIELMDGDASYVPLKWVAAVFDMVAEKLGDKRLFVLSVLGLQSSGKSTLLNALFGLQFTVSAGRCTRGAYMQLLKVEETFTEELGFDFMLIVDTEGLRAPELSNKSQNHDNELASFVIGLGNLTLINIFGENPSEMQDILQIAVQAFLRMKQVKISPSCLFIHQNVGEVTAKDQTMEGRRRLEQKLDEMTATAAEQEQCSDVTHFSDVIKFDASTHVYYFAHLWDGNPPMAPHNPRYSHNVQELKSRILETAKEESRGSIMKVSDVQFRVKDLWRALLTENFIFSFRNTREVMAMSKLETMYNNWTWELRSHVLSLQNKLINQIQNGKIQTFRTSTFEASVSEKYEAIKQGFEKYFEEDPDSEILVQWKANFEHKLIILKEALISDSQRIANELISFKKCQEELDNQKSGYEKELLEKSRKLALTVKDKELSEEELREKFDQLWKKWVYAVSSTLPPITKPDIDVHSEDILLNHFKQEKNMGDILKRSSGETFQITYEKHVKMTKRYFVLKRQLEVSDKESIKMTTDRILSRFTETINNIEKQQHDYNPSYFHEILRIIDEEVKSAPTGERYTFTSDYKIDLSLHLFQRASKKLTRCMRHSREQMIL, encoded by the coding sequence ATGGACACAGTAAGGTTCACCCCTGATGAGCCCCTGCTCAGAGGCAAAAGGAGGCAAGATCTCCAAGAGATGCTGAGAGAGGTAGGACTGCCAGTTGAGTACTGGTTACCCAAGCTGCAGGAACACCTGGGTGTCACCTGTGCCCAGGCCTTACAGCACCTGGAAGAAAAAGACCTCCAGAAGCTGAAATCCCAGGCACAACATCCCTGGGAGAAAAGGGCCCTGGAGAAGCTGCTTGACCTGTCACACTCAAATAGTCTTTCAGAGCTACAGGACTCTCAGGTggaaatgatacagaaaaagcagaaGCAGGCAGAGCAGGCACTGCAGGCACTGCAGGAGCTACGAGACTTGCTGTCTGAGGGGAGGCAGCGACAGGAAGAGGCAGTGAGGAAAaaagaggcagagctgagggaGGCAATGGACATCCCCAAAGAGTACTGGCCACCCCCTGAAAAGTCCCTAAAAGAAGTCATGGAAAACATGCAGCGACAACTCAACCTCATGGAAGGGATCCTGTCTCATAGGCAAAACCTGCCAGATAGAGATCTGGTGAGATGGGCATCTggagggctggccctgcaggGAATTTACAAAACCAGCTACCAACAGGGCCTaatagagaagagagaggagctaCTCTGTGTCCCCAAGGAGTTCTCACTCTTTGGCCCTGAGCAGGGTCCACGGATGGAAACAAAGGAATTTACATCTTCTCAAGCAGAATCTATGTTCACCCAGACTATAGAGAAGCTGGGCTTCAGTGTAACTGCCTCAGCCAAGGCAGGAGGTTGGGGATTTAGCCTGGAAGCTGGTATGGATCACAGCAAACATACAGAATCCAAGGAGACCCGACAATCACGTTCTGAGCACTCTTACTTCTGCTCAACCAAGTTCAGCTATGTCCCGCTGGCCTCCTGCCACTTTCCCATTGATCAGCTCCAGTTCTCCAAGGCTGCTCTCCAGGAATTGAAATGCATTGAAGACCTTCTGGGTCAGCCTGAAGGCCCAGAAGGACTCTCCTTGCTGAGGTGCAGGACGGAAGCCTTCTTCTCCAGGTTTGGCTCTCATGCTAACCAGGGTCCTCTGCACCTGGGAGGAATCTACTGGTGGAAAGCCATTTCAGAGGGTTTCCAAAGTGAGCAGCTCGCAGAAGTGAAGCAGCAGTCTGCAGAGGCCCTGGATAGTTACATAAGGGGCAGCTACAGTGGCTTTGGAGTGAAAGTTGCTGCAGGTGTAGATGTGTCAGACTCTCATTCAAAAGCAACCTCTGAAAGCACAACCTTCCAAAGTCTCCAAACCAAAGTCCAATTATCTGTGGCCCAGATAGGTGGCCCACCAGAAGCAAATGGCCTTTTGCAGTGGAAAGTTGGCCTAGTTGCCAGTAATCAAACCTGGTGTGTCATTGACCGGGGATTTCAGCTGGTGCCTGTTTGGGACATCATTCTTTCCAGCCACAGAAGTGATTTTAAGGAACCTCTTCAGGTAGCTAATTGCCTGAAAGACAGCTATGCTGCTCTGACTGGCTTACCTGCCCAGATCCAAGATGGAGAAGTATTACTGAATGTTGGCAAGGAGGCTAGGCTTTTCCTAGAGGAGGTGAAATCCTGGGAGGTATCTGATCCTGAAGAGCAGCTTAAAATACTGATAAATTTCATGCAAATGTtgagtcaaaaaataaaaagctatgaCACTTGGATTAACATATGCCTCAAAGATTGGGGGCTTCAGAATTTTCTGGTAAACCTTGTCAACTTTTACAAAAAGTCCTCCGTTCCTAACACTACATTTATTAAATCTCAGTTGCGCACCCTTCTGGACCCTCACATCTACAGAGTGACAAACTTTCCTCAGGCTCATTCCATCATGCAGTGGATCTTCCAATCAGAGTCAGAGCAAGAGCATATCAACATCTCCCAATTTTCTGAATtcattaaaatcttaaaagaaacaCAGAACGACTTCAGGGAAGTGAAGGCCAAATCTGAGTCCCCAGAAACAGTGGAGGAAGCTCAAAGGAAAGCCACTTATGAGGTCAGCTTGCATCTTGGCTGCTTCTTGAATCACCTCCAAGAGCAAGAGCAGCCATACACACAGCTCTTGCTACTTTCCATTGCTGCTGGTGCAGGATATCATGTGGAAAACAATACTTTTCAATATCTCCTGAGGTGTGATGAGTTAGACTTCCTACTGGATGAAATGCAAACTGCCCATGATAAATATCAGGAGCTCAAAAGCATTTGCAGCTACAGGGCTCAAGCATTCCTGGTGCTCACAGGTCTGACAGCTACTGTTGGAGTCACAGCTGTTTCTCCAGAGGAGAAAACACAACGCTTGGCTTTAATTAGACATCACATGGGGCAATCCCTGTCAAAAGAAGTTAAACATGTCCTCACCAAACTTGGAGCAGATCATGACTGGGAAAACCTAGAGGAAGACTTGAGATTGCTCATTGATGGGAATTACGAAGCCACTGTCTCTTCGTTGAAAATGGATGAGGTGAGAAAACAATTGCAAAGTCTCTTCCATGAAAAGAAACAACCCCAAGAAATacacaagaataaaaataacaaatcagAGCTCATTGAAAATGGAGCCTTCCTAGAATTACTCCAGCGTCTAGGCCTAGAACATTACTACCCAAAAAGGATGAGCAAAGCTAACTTCCATCTGATCTACAAGACTTCTGTGTACAATACCCAGCCCAGCTCTGAACGTGAGCTTCCTTTCTATTTCCTGCAGAAGCTAGTGATGCTGGATTATGGGCTGAGATACCTGGTCTGTAAAGATGATGCAATCACAGAGAATCAAGTTTATCCAACAGCCTCAAATCAGGAAGATGAGGCTTCTGATCCATATGAAGACTTTTTTGAAGATCGTGATAGTTCCACTAATCCTACCACTAATCCCAGGCCACATATCCACCCTATGGATATTCAGATGGCAATTCTTCTCTGTGCAGATGGTTTTGCCAGACAATATATTTTGACCAAACTTTCTGTTTGTCAGtttgccctcccccttctcaTACCTAATCCCTGCAATTCTCAGATTGAATTCTCTCTCTGGTCTCTGAGTCAAATTAGGAGAAGCTGGCAGCAGGCAAAGAAATCAccaaaagaggagaaaaccaaTTACAACAATCAGCAGATGTGTCGTGTCTCTACCCCCATTGTGTCGTTTATTAGAGTTGGAGATGGCTTCTCTGCTTCCAAATCTCAGATCATGAACTGTCTTCTCAGTAAACGTAAACATGACGCCTTTTTTCACCGACATTGCAGAGAGAGCAGCAAAGACTGTCTCTTGATGGAGGGTGTGGTGGAAGTCTGCTGGTTCTGTCCAGGGGGAGAGGATGAGGACAGATTTGACAACTGCTTGACCTTCATCAATCTTCACGGAGATGCAAAGAAACATAAGAAGCAACTcaccttcctgcaggaggtcTCTTCTCTCATTGTGGTCCTCATGTCAATTTCTGATGacaataaagaaaaccaaaaagttgTCCGTGACCTGTGGCAGTCATCAAAACCTTTGATCTGTTTGCTTGATGACAAAGAAAGAACCATGGCCAATAATTCTGTCCAAAGAGTAAAAATTGGGCTCCGGAACAGAAATGAGGCAGAATTAACACAGGAGCTCACAACTACAATCAGACGTTTTCTAGAGCTCTCTGGAGCTGCTCTCAGCTTAGAGGACTGTGCCCAGATTGCTCGCAAGCAAGGATTCCTGATCGATGAGGACCAGAGAGATTGCAAGGAAGCCAAAGAAAAGGCAGAGGTTCTAATGGCCTTGTTAAGAGAAACGAAGATATCCCAGATGAAGGAAAAATTACTACCCCTTCAAGGAGAACTGTGGCACCGTTGGTGTAAAAAGGACAAAGAATTCTACCAtctgagagaaaaggggaatcAGAGCATCGAACAACACAAGAGTAAgattgagagaaagaaacaaattatacGGCATCAACAGGTGAATAGAGCCTTTCCTCTCAATGCTTTAATGCTATCTGTCCTTCAGATTCTCAAAAACTGTTCAGAAACTGACACGAAACTCTACTTCTTGCAATGGCTGAGTGTGTTTTTGCACAACCTGACCATAGGTCACTTGGAAaaactgaatgaaaagaaaacGTCTTTGTACAAACAGGTACAAACCGAAAAGCAAAAGGCACCAAAGAGCAACAACCTGAAAAGGTGGCAAAATGAGATAGAAGCTCTCTCTGCAGAGATTACTAACTGTACCTTGGGAATTGAGCAGCTTCTCAGAGAAGTTGGCCAGATCTATGAAGCTCTGGAGGAAGCTTCCTCCGCCAGAGATagcctttttctttcccttccccagaTTGCTGCAGAGCTGATGATAGCCGGTGTTCCCATCGAGCTGATGGATGGGGATGCTTCCTATGTGCCTCTAAAGTGGGTGGCAGCTGTTTTTGACATGGTCGCAGAGAAACTTGGAGACAAACGGCTCTTCGTTCTCTCTGTCCTGGGCCTGCAGAGCTCAGGAAAGTCCACCCTGCTGAATGCCCTTTTTGGGCTGCAGTTCACTGTCAGTGCTGGGAGGTGTACTCGGGGGGCCTACATGCAGCTCCTGAAGGTGGAAGAGACATTCACGGAGGAACTCGGCTTTGACTTTATGCTTATTGTGGACACAGAAGGACTTCGGGCCCCAGAACTCAGCAATAAATCCCAAAATCATGACAATGAGTTGGCATCCTTTGTCATTGGACTTGGAAACTTGACTCTGATCAATATTTTTGGGGAAAATCCATCAGAAATGCAAGATATTCTACAAATAGCTGTCCAAGCCTTTCTGAGGATGAAACAAGTAAAAATCTCCCCAAGTTGCCTCTTTATCCATCAgaatgtgggggaagttacagCTAAAGACCAAACAATGGAAGGACGAAGGCGGCTAGAGCAGAAACTAGATGAAATGACAGCAACAGCGGCTGAACAAGAACAGTGCTCAGATGTAACCCACTTTAGTGATGTCATCAAGTTTGATGCCAGTACTCATGTCTACTACTTTGCTCATCTCTGGGATGGCAATCCCCCGATGGCCCCGCACAATCCTCGCTACAGCCACAATGTCCAggaactgaaaagtagaattcttGAGACTGCCAAAGAGGAATCTAGGGGAAGTATCATGAAAGTATCAGATGTACAATTCCGAGTTAAAGATTTGTGGAGAGCCCTGTTGACTGAGAACTTTATTTTCAGCTTCAGGAACACCCGAGAAGTCATGGCCATGAGCAAATTGGAAACCATGTATAACAACTGGACCTGGGAGCTGAGGAGTCATGTGCTGAGCTTGCAGAATAAACTGATCAACCAGATTCAGAATGGAAAAATCCAGACATTCAGGACAAGCACATTCGAGGCTTCAGTTTCAGAAAAATATGAAGCCATCAAGCAAGGTTTcgagaaatattttgaagaagatCCAGATAGTGAAATACTGGTTCAGTGGAAAGCAAATTTTGAACATAAGCTAATAATCCTGAAAGAGGCACTTATTTCAGACAGCCAAAGAATAGCCAATGAacttattagttttaaaaaatgtcaagaaGAACTAGATAACCAAAAGTCAGGCTATGAAAAAGAATTATTAGAAAAAAGCCGAAAGTTGGCTCTAACTGTGAAGGACAAAGAACTGAGTGAGGAAGAGCTACGTGAGAAATTTGATCAACTTTGGAAAAAATGGGTCTATGCTGTGTCCTCAACGCTCCCTCCAATCACAAAGCCTGACATAGATGTGCATTCTGAAGACATCCTTTTGAATCATTtcaaacaggagaaaaacatggGGGACATACTGAAGAGAAGTTCTGGAGAAACATTTCAAATCACCTATGAGAAACATGTCAAAATGACCAAGAGATACTTTGTACTTAAAAGACAATTAGAGGTCTCTGATAAAGAATCCATAAAGATGACTACTGACCGCATTCTTTCAAGATTCACTGAAACTATTAATAACATTGAGAAGCAACAGCATGATTACAACCCTAGTTATTTCCACGAAATCCTGAGAATAATAGATGAGGAGGTGAAATCTGCACCCACTGGGGAAAGATACACATTTACGAGTGATTATAAAATTGACTTATCTTTGCATTTATTCCAAAGAGCATCAAAGAAATTAACGAGATGCATGAGGCATTCAAGAGAGCAAATGATCCTGTAA